TTCAGATTGTTAAAATTCTCTTTTATGTCGAAATCATCTACCAGGACCTTCCCCTGCCTAAGGAACTCGATGCTCTTGCCCCAACGCTGCCAATCCATCAAATCGTTTTCCGATATCTTCCGGGCTTCGCTTACGCGCCGGCCCTTTTCAACATCCCTCTCCGTTCCTTCGCTTGTAATATATTTTTTCGTGTTCGGCCTTCCGCGATCATCAATTCCGCATATATATACGTTGCTTTCAAATACAGATATCTTGGTCTTATCCGCGCTCGCTTCCTCTAACCATGCCGTCCCCCTTGCGCCGCATATCGCTATCGGCGTCTTTACAATAAATGAAGATTTGGGTTCCAGCTTTTTCAGCGTTACGCGTATCTTTCCTTTTGAAAAATTCAAGTATGCGGGGTTTATGCCCTGAAACTCAACGCGGCTCTTCTCTTCCAGCTTGACCGCTTTATCGGTATTATCACCGATGATTATGTCAACTGTCGAATCTCCGGCGGTCTCTACGGTATCCCCTTTTTTAAGGATGGTGGAGGAGTCCATCTTCCGCCACTTGGCGCCGTCTTCAGGGCCTTTTATCTTCACATCCCCTTTTACAATAAATGTCTTATTGGCCTGGTCCAATATTATTTCTTCTTTGGGCAGTAACATATTCCTGATGAGTAAAAAAGAGAGTACACACAATACGACAATCAAGGCTGCTATTAATATTCTCTTATTCATCACGGTCTGCCTTTGCTATGCTTCTATTGGAACTTGACCCCTAAAACTTTTATTTGCGTCTGTCGGGGCTCGCGCCAGGTCCGCCTGCGGGACCGGCAGGGTTTTCCCAATTCGTGCCGGGTCCGCCTCTAGGACCGGGCGGATTATTGTCTCTATCGACTCTCAGGGGTCTTGGTGGCGGCGGTGGATAACCTGCGCGGCGAGCGCCTTTAGTATCCTGTCTTAATTCTTTTTTCTGAGCTTTTAAATTTTGTATATCCTGTTTCTTCTCTTGCACATTTTCCTGATGTGTACTCTTCAACTGCGCCTTAAGCTGATTGGCAGTCGCCATATCTCCTGACGCGACAGCGTCTTTTATCTGCTGCTGCAATTGTTTCTCTTCCGTCCTGGCCGCTTGAGCATTCTGCTTCATGGCCTGGTGCGCGGCTTTAATATCCTGCTTATCAGAATTCACCTCTTGTTTCAAATCTGTATTTGAGGCATTCTCCTGAGCGCACAATTTACCGGCGCCGGCAATCAAGGAAAAACAAAAAGTAATGCAACTAACCGCTACGAATATCTTTCTCATTACCCCTGCCCCCCTTTCTTTGTAGAGATATTTTACCCTGAATAGAAACCCTCTGCAACATAAATCTGTTATTTATCTGCCCGAAGCTTTCCTCAGCTCTTCGAGGAATCCCGGATGCGATCTATAACCTAACTTTTCTGCCATATTCACATCATCCCAGGCTTTGTCATATTCTTTTCTGAAGTAATATGCGACCGCCCGGTTTTTATAGGCTTCTCCGGCATTAGAGTCGCTTTCAATGACTTTAGTGTAATCAAAAATCGCCTGATTATAATCTCTCTTAATGACATAAGCAATACCCCTATTGATATAGGCTTTAGAGACAATATTGTTATTGATGTAAGCCCTGGGATGCGCGGGATCAATTTCGATTGTTTTATTATAGTCGGCAATGGCCAGATCTATCTTGCCCATCTCTTGATAAGCTAAACCTCTGTTATAATATGCGTCGACCAGATCAGGATTGATCTCTATACTTTTGTTACAGTCGGATATCACCTGGTCCAGATCG
The genomic region above belongs to Candidatus Omnitrophota bacterium and contains:
- a CDS encoding tetratricopeptide repeat protein produces the protein VSGFYYLFKERRIKAMVIALSLLVASYSILTYERNRAWRDEFTLWNDTAHKSPGKARPYTSRGVAYNVKGSYDLAISDFSRAIELDPNDAKAYVGRSGAYGPRGDLDQVISDCNKSIEINPDLVDAYYNRGLAYQEMGKIDLAIADYNKTIEIDPAHPRAYINNNIVSKAYINRGIAYVIKRDYNQAIFDYTKVIESDSNAGEAYKNRAVAYYFRKEYDKAWDDVNMAEKLGYRSHPGFLEELRKASGR
- a CDS encoding FecR domain-containing protein, translated to MNKRILIAALIVVLCVLSFLLIRNMLLPKEEIILDQANKTFIVKGDVKIKGPEDGAKWRKMDSSTILKKGDTVETAGDSTVDIIIGDNTDKAVKLEEKSRVEFQGINPAYLNFSKGKIRVTLKKLEPKSSFIVKTPIAICGARGTAWLEEASADKTKISVFESNVYICGIDDRGRPNTKKYITSEGTERDVEKGRRVSEARKISENDLMDWQRWGKSIEFLRQGKVLVDDFDIKENFNNLKGPLGSWNVFYSDPNQYCRDEFTDLERVGDKGYSLKLTYDVDSPFSAYNGFFTYLMDIDLSGYKYLVFYIKGDKKAGFTEKLNLELKNDKKQVGRLFIEGITDEWKKMVIPLGQFTGINDFKDMKEFVIVFSDIGVTKKEGVIYIDDIYFSKAEPGVK